The following are encoded together in the Mumia sp. Pv4-285 genome:
- a CDS encoding DUF3043 domain-containing protein, with protein MFTRKNQTETAATAAAQPAPEAKPDGKGRPTPTRKEAEAARKAALKTPATRKDMARAERDRRTKERGKVRQAMSTGDDRYLPPRDKGPVKGLARNVVDSRRNVGEYLMPVLVIILLVSLIRAPWAVSAIYLLWVITIVGTIVDSFFLVRRVKREVAARFPDASTKGLTTYTIMRSTQIRRLRLPKPQVSRGDSY; from the coding sequence GTGTTCACACGCAAGAACCAGACCGAGACCGCCGCGACAGCGGCCGCGCAGCCTGCGCCCGAGGCCAAGCCCGACGGCAAGGGTCGTCCGACCCCCACCCGCAAGGAGGCGGAGGCCGCGCGCAAGGCGGCGCTCAAGACTCCGGCCACCCGCAAGGACATGGCCCGTGCGGAGCGCGACCGGCGCACGAAGGAGCGCGGCAAGGTCCGCCAGGCGATGAGCACCGGTGACGACCGCTACCTCCCCCCGCGTGACAAGGGGCCCGTGAAGGGCCTTGCGCGCAACGTCGTCGACTCGCGGCGCAACGTCGGCGAGTACCTGATGCCGGTGCTCGTCATCATCCTGCTGGTGAGCCTGATCCGCGCGCCCTGGGCGGTCAGCGCGATCTACCTGCTCTGGGTGATCACCATCGTCGGCACGATCGTCGACTCGTTCTTCCTGGTGCGCCGGGTCAAGCGCGAGGTCGCCGCGCGGTTCCCCGATGCGAGCACGAAGGGCCTCACGACGTACACGATCATGCGCAGCACGCAGATCCGGCGCCTGCGCCTGCCGAAGCCGCAGGTCAGCCGCGGCGACTCCTACTGA